The following proteins come from a genomic window of Pseudomonas sp. WJP1:
- the ileS gene encoding isoleucine--tRNA ligase: MTDYKATLNLPDTAFPMKAGLPQREPQILQRWDSIGLYGKLREIGKDRPKFVLHDGPPYANGTIHIGHALNKILKDMIIRSKTLSGFDAPYVPGWDCHGLPIEHKVEVTHGKNLGADKTRELCRAYATEQIEGQKSEFIRLGVLGDFANPYKTMDFKNEAGEIRALAEIVKGGFVFKGLKPVNWCFDCGSALAEAEVEYENKKSSTIDVAFPIADEASLAAAFGLPSLAKPASIVIWTTTPWTIPANQALNVHPEFNYALVDVGDKLLVLAEELVESCLARYSLEGSVIATTTGKALELINFRHPFYDRLSPVYLADYVELGAGTGVVHSAPAYGVDDFVTCKKYGMVNDDILNPVQSNGVYATSLEFFGGQFIWKANPAIVDKLTEVGALLHTTIIEHSYMHCWRHKTPLIYRATAQWFIGMDKQPTTGDTLRQRSLKAIEETQFVPAWGQARLHSMIANRPDWCISRQRNWGVPIPFFLNKESGELHPRTVELMEEVAKRVEGEGIEAWFKLDAAELLGDEAPQYDKISDTLDVWFDSGTTHWHVLRGSHPMGHESGPRADLYLEGSDQHRGWFHSSLLTGCAIDNHAPYRELLTHGFTVDESGRKMSKSLGNVIAPQKVNDTLGADIMRLWVASTDYSGEMAVSEQILQRSADAYRRIRNTARFLLSNLTGFNPATDLLPAEEMLALDRWAVDRTLLLQRELQEHYGEYRFWNVYSKIHNFCVQELGGFYLDIIKDRQYTTGTDSKARRSCQTALFHISEALVRWIAPILAFTADELWQYLPGERNESVMLNTWYEGLTELPEGFELGRAYWDRIMEVKVAVNKEMEIQRAAKAVGGNLQAEVTLFAEEALTADLAKLSNELRFVLITSTASVAPFVQAPADAVVTEVSGLKLKIVKSAFAKCARCWHCREDVGVNPEHPEICGRCVDNISGAGEVRHYA; the protein is encoded by the coding sequence ATGACCGACTATAAAGCCACGCTAAACCTTCCGGACACCGCCTTCCCAATGAAGGCCGGCCTGCCTCAGCGCGAACCGCAGATTCTGCAGCGCTGGGACAGCATTGGCCTGTACGGAAAGTTGCGCGAGATTGGCAAGGATCGTCCGAAGTTCGTCCTGCACGACGGTCCTCCGTACGCCAACGGCACGATTCACATCGGTCACGCACTGAACAAGATTCTCAAGGACATGATCATCCGCTCGAAGACCCTGTCGGGCTTCGACGCGCCTTATGTTCCGGGCTGGGACTGCCACGGCCTGCCGATCGAGCACAAGGTCGAAGTGACCCACGGCAAGAACCTGGGCGCGGACAAGACCCGCGAACTGTGCCGGGCTTACGCCACCGAGCAGATCGAAGGGCAGAAATCCGAATTCATCCGTCTGGGCGTGCTGGGCGACTTCGCCAACCCGTACAAGACCATGGATTTCAAGAACGAGGCCGGTGAAATCCGTGCCCTGGCCGAAATCGTCAAGGGCGGTTTCGTGTTCAAGGGCCTCAAGCCTGTGAACTGGTGCTTCGACTGCGGATCGGCCCTGGCCGAAGCGGAAGTCGAGTACGAGAACAAGAAGTCCTCGACCATCGACGTGGCGTTCCCGATTGCCGATGAAGCCAGCCTGGCTGCCGCTTTCGGCCTGCCATCGCTGGCCAAGCCTGCTTCGATCGTGATCTGGACCACCACCCCGTGGACCATCCCGGCCAACCAGGCGCTGAACGTCCACCCGGAATTCAACTACGCCCTGGTCGATGTCGGCGACAAATTGCTGGTACTGGCTGAAGAGCTGGTCGAGTCGTGCCTGGCGCGCTACAGCCTGGAAGGTTCGGTCATCGCGACCACCACGGGCAAGGCGCTGGAACTGATCAACTTCCGCCACCCGTTCTACGATCGTCTGTCGCCTGTGTACCTGGCTGACTACGTCGAACTGGGCGCCGGCACCGGCGTGGTTCACTCCGCCCCGGCCTACGGTGTGGACGACTTCGTGACCTGCAAGAAATACGGCATGGTCAACGACGACATCCTCAATCCGGTACAAAGCAACGGCGTCTACGCGACTTCGCTGGAGTTCTTCGGCGGCCAGTTCATCTGGAAGGCCAACCCGGCCATCGTCGACAAGCTGACCGAAGTCGGCGCGCTGCTGCACACCACTATCATCGAACACAGCTACATGCACTGCTGGCGCCACAAGACCCCGCTGATCTACCGCGCCACCGCGCAGTGGTTCATCGGCATGGACAAGCAGCCGACCACGGGCGACACCCTGCGCCAGCGCTCGCTCAAAGCCATCGAAGAGACCCAGTTCGTACCGGCCTGGGGCCAGGCGCGCCTGCACTCTATGATCGCCAACCGTCCGGACTGGTGCATCTCCCGCCAGCGCAACTGGGGCGTGCCGATCCCGTTCTTCCTGAACAAGGAAAGCGGCGAGCTGCACCCACGCACCGTCGAGCTGATGGAAGAAGTCGCCAAGCGCGTCGAAGGCGAAGGCATCGAAGCCTGGTTCAAGCTGGACGCCGCCGAACTGCTGGGCGATGAAGCGCCACAGTACGACAAGATCAGCGACACCCTGGACGTCTGGTTCGATTCGGGCACTACGCACTGGCACGTCCTGCGCGGTTCGCACCCGATGGGCCACGAAAGCGGTCCACGCGCCGACCTGTACCTGGAAGGTTCGGACCAGCACCGTGGCTGGTTCCACTCGTCGCTGCTGACCGGTTGCGCCATCGACAACCACGCGCCTTACCGCGAGCTGCTGACCCACGGTTTCACCGTTGACGAGTCCGGCCGCAAGATGTCCAAGTCGTTGGGCAACGTCATTGCACCGCAGAAAGTCAACGACACCCTGGGCGCCGATATCATGCGCCTGTGGGTCGCTTCTACCGACTACTCCGGCGAAATGGCAGTGTCCGAGCAGATCCTGCAGCGCAGTGCGGACGCCTATCGGCGTATCCGTAACACCGCGCGTTTCCTGCTCTCGAACCTGACCGGCTTCAACCCGGCCACCGACCTGCTGCCGGCCGAAGAAATGCTGGCACTGGACCGTTGGGCCGTGGACCGCACCCTGCTGCTGCAACGCGAGTTGCAAGAGCACTACGGTGAATACCGCTTCTGGAACGTCTACTCCAAGATCCACAACTTCTGCGTGCAGGAGCTGGGCGGTTTCTACCTGGACATCATCAAGGATCGCCAGTACACCACGGGTACCGACAGCAAGGCCCGTCGTTCGTGCCAGACCGCGCTGTTCCACATCTCCGAAGCGCTGGTGCGCTGGATCGCCCCGATCCTGGCGTTCACCGCCGACGAGCTGTGGCAATACCTGCCGGGCGAGCGCAACGAGTCCGTCATGCTCAACACCTGGTACGAAGGCCTGACCGAGCTGCCGGAAGGCTTCGAGCTGGGGCGCGCCTACTGGGACCGCATCATGGAAGTGAAGGTTGCGGTCAACAAGGAAATGGAAATCCAGCGCGCGGCCAAGGCCGTCGGTGGCAACCTGCAAGCCGAAGTGACGCTGTTCGCCGAAGAGGCGCTGACCGCCGACCTGGCCAAGCTGAGCAACGAACTGCGTTTCGTGCTGATCACCTCCACCGCCAGCGTTGCGCCTTTTGTTCAGGCACCAGCGGACGCGGTAGTCACCGAAGTCAGCGGCTTGAAGCTGAAAATCGTCAAGTCGGCCTTCGCCAAGTGCGCCCGTTGCTGGCACTGCCGTGAAGACGTCGGCGTGAACCCGGAGCATCCGGAAATCTGCGGCCGTTGCGTCGACAACATCAGCGGCGCGGGCGAGGTTCGTCACTATGCCTAA
- the fkpB gene encoding FKBP-type peptidyl-prolyl cis-trans isomerase, producing the protein MAEQRIGQNTEVTLHFALRLENGDTVDSTFDKAPATFKVGDGNLLPGFEAALFGFKAGDKRTLSIEPENAFGQPNPQNVQIIPRSQFQDMELSPGLLVIFNDAANTELPGVVKEFDDAQVTIDFNHPLAGKTLTFDVEIISVKAL; encoded by the coding sequence TTGGCTGAACAACGCATCGGCCAGAACACGGAAGTCACCTTGCATTTTGCATTGCGCCTGGAGAATGGCGACACGGTGGACAGCACCTTCGATAAAGCCCCGGCGACCTTCAAGGTCGGTGACGGCAACCTGTTGCCAGGTTTTGAAGCCGCGTTGTTCGGTTTCAAGGCGGGCGACAAGCGTACACTGAGCATCGAGCCGGAAAACGCGTTCGGCCAGCCCAACCCGCAAAACGTGCAGATCATCCCGCGTTCGCAGTTCCAGGACATGGAGCTGTCGCCAGGTTTGCTGGTGATCTTCAACGATGCGGCCAATACTGAATTGCCGGGTGTGGTCAAGGAGTTCGATGACGCGCAAGTGACCATCGACTTCAACCATCCGCTGGCGGGCAAGACGCTGACCTTTGACGTGGAAATCATCTCCGTCAAAGCGCTGTAA
- the cgtA gene encoding Obg family GTPase CgtA codes for MKFVDEVSIRVKAGDGGNGAMSFRREKFIENGGPNGGDGGDGGSIYMMADENLNTLVDYRYTRHFDAERGSNGGSTDCTGKKGEDLILRVPVGTTVIDSATQEVIGDLTKAGQKLMVVQGGWHGLGNTRFKSSTNRAPRQTTPGKPGEQRDLKLEMKVLADVGLLGLPNAGKSTFIRSVSAAKPKVADYPFTTLVPNLGVVSVDRWKSFVIADIPGLIEGASEGAGLGIRFLKHLARTRLLLHLVDMAPLDDASAPDAAEVIVNELIKFSPSLAERDRWLVLNKCDQILDEEHDARVKEIVDRLEWTGPVYVISAISKLGTERLCHDIMRYMEDRADRLANDPAYKEELADLDQRIEDEARAQLQALDDKRALRRSGVKSVHDIGDDDWDEEDVDDEDGPEIIYVRD; via the coding sequence ATGAAGTTTGTTGATGAAGTATCGATTCGCGTAAAGGCTGGTGATGGCGGCAATGGCGCCATGAGTTTCCGTCGGGAAAAATTTATCGAGAACGGTGGCCCGAACGGCGGTGATGGCGGTGACGGCGGTTCCATCTACATGATGGCTGACGAAAACCTCAACACCCTGGTGGACTACCGTTACACCCGGCACTTCGATGCCGAGCGTGGTTCCAATGGCGGCAGCACCGACTGCACCGGCAAGAAGGGTGAAGACCTGATCCTGCGTGTTCCGGTCGGCACCACGGTGATCGACTCCGCGACTCAGGAAGTCATCGGCGACCTGACCAAGGCCGGTCAGAAGTTGATGGTGGTGCAGGGCGGCTGGCACGGTCTGGGTAACACCCGTTTCAAATCCAGTACCAACCGTGCGCCGCGCCAGACCACTCCGGGCAAGCCGGGCGAGCAGCGCGACCTGAAGCTGGAAATGAAAGTACTGGCTGACGTAGGTCTGCTGGGTTTGCCGAACGCCGGTAAAAGTACCTTTATCCGTTCGGTTTCGGCTGCCAAGCCGAAAGTTGCCGACTACCCGTTCACCACGCTGGTGCCGAACCTGGGTGTGGTCAGCGTCGATCGCTGGAAGAGCTTCGTCATTGCCGATATTCCGGGTTTGATCGAAGGCGCTTCCGAAGGTGCTGGTCTGGGTATTCGCTTCCTCAAGCACTTGGCGCGTACGCGTCTGCTGCTGCACCTCGTGGACATGGCGCCGCTGGATGATGCCAGCGCCCCGGATGCCGCTGAAGTGATCGTCAATGAGCTGATCAAGTTCAGCCCGTCCCTGGCGGAGCGTGATCGCTGGCTGGTCCTGAACAAGTGCGACCAGATCCTTGATGAAGAACATGATGCTCGCGTCAAGGAGATCGTTGATCGCCTGGAATGGACTGGTCCGGTCTACGTTATCTCGGCTATCTCCAAGCTCGGTACCGAGCGTCTGTGCCATGACATCATGCGTTACATGGAAGATCGTGCCGATCGTCTGGCCAATGACCCGGCCTACAAGGAAGAGCTGGCCGATCTCGATCAGCGCATCGAAGACGAAGCTCGCGCGCAACTGCAGGCGCTGGATGACAAGCGTGCCCTGCGTCGCAGCGGCGTGAAGTCGGTCCATGACATCGGCGACGATGATTGGGATGAAGAAGATGTGGATGACGAAGACGGTCCGGAAATCATTTACGTGCGTGACTGA
- the rpsT gene encoding 30S ribosomal protein S20 has protein sequence MANSPSAKKRAKQAEKRRSHNASLRSMVRTYIKNVVKAIDAKDAEKAQAAYVLAVPVIDRMADKGIIHKNKAARHKSRLNGHVKALSVVAAA, from the coding sequence GTGGCCAACTCACCTTCCGCCAAAAAACGTGCAAAACAGGCTGAGAAGCGTCGCAGCCACAACGCCAGCCTGCGTTCCATGGTTCGTACCTACATCAAGAATGTAGTTAAGGCCATCGACGCAAAAGACGCTGAAAAAGCTCAAGCTGCTTACGTTCTGGCTGTGCCAGTTATCGACCGTATGGCCGATAAAGGCATCATCCACAAGAACAAGGCTGCTCGCCATAAGAGCCGTCTGAATGGCCACGTTAAGGCCCTGAGCGTTGTCGCTGCTGCCTAA
- a CDS encoding CreA family protein, translating to MRMAKGLLGLLLAMPLLASAEEIGQVSTVFKFVGPNDRIVVEAFDDPKVEGVTCYLSRAKTGGVKGGLGLAEDRAEASIACRQVGPISFKGELKDGDEVFKERTSLVFKTMQVVRFLDKKRNTLVYLVYSDRLIEGSPQNAVTAIPILPWAQQ from the coding sequence ATGCGCATGGCAAAAGGATTGTTGGGGTTGCTGCTGGCGATGCCGCTGCTGGCGTCGGCCGAGGAAATTGGCCAGGTGTCGACGGTGTTCAAGTTTGTCGGCCCGAACGATCGCATCGTGGTCGAGGCCTTTGACGATCCCAAGGTCGAGGGGGTGACGTGCTACCTGTCGCGCGCCAAGACCGGTGGCGTGAAGGGTGGGCTGGGTCTGGCAGAAGATCGCGCAGAGGCGTCCATCGCCTGTCGCCAGGTCGGGCCCATCAGCTTCAAGGGTGAGCTCAAGGATGGTGACGAGGTGTTCAAGGAGCGTACCTCCCTGGTGTTCAAGACCATGCAGGTGGTGCGGTTCCTCGACAAGAAGCGCAATACGTTGGTGTACCTGGTGTACAGCGATCGCTTGATCGAGGGCAGTCCGCAGAATGCGGTGACGGCGATTCCGATTTTGCCGTGGGCTCAGCAGTGA
- the proB gene encoding glutamate 5-kinase: protein MRSKVTGAQRWVVKIGSALLTADGKGLDRAAMGVWVEQMVALHEAGVELVLVSSGAVAAGMSRLGWTARPSAMHELQAAAAIGQMGLVQAWESSFAEHGRHTAQILLTHDDLSDRKRYLNARSTLRALVELKVIPVINENDTVVTDEIRFGDNDTLAALVANLVEADLLVILTDRDGMFDADPRNNPDAQLIYEARADDPALDAVAGGTGGALGRGGMQTKLRAARLAARSGAHTIIVGGRLERVLDRLKAGERIGTLLSPERGMLAARKQWLAGHLQTRGTLVLDAGAVTALSEGNKSLLPVGVKLVQGSFRRGEMVVCVAPDGREIARGLANYSALEAQKIIGQSSEAIVGLLGYMAEPELVHRDNLILV from the coding sequence ATGCGGAGCAAGGTGACAGGTGCGCAGCGTTGGGTCGTGAAGATCGGTAGCGCTTTGCTGACGGCGGATGGCAAGGGCCTGGATCGCGCGGCGATGGGTGTCTGGGTTGAACAGATGGTGGCCTTGCACGAGGCGGGAGTCGAGCTGGTGCTGGTGTCCTCTGGGGCGGTAGCGGCCGGCATGAGCCGTCTGGGCTGGACCGCGCGACCCAGTGCAATGCACGAGCTCCAGGCCGCTGCTGCAATCGGCCAGATGGGCTTGGTGCAGGCCTGGGAGTCGAGCTTTGCCGAGCATGGCCGGCACACTGCGCAGATTCTCCTGACTCACGATGACCTGTCCGACCGCAAGCGCTACCTGAACGCCCGCAGCACCTTGCGTGCGCTGGTCGAGCTGAAGGTTATCCCGGTGATCAACGAGAACGACACCGTGGTCACCGACGAAATCCGTTTCGGCGACAACGATACCCTGGCGGCGCTGGTGGCCAACCTGGTCGAGGCTGACCTGCTGGTGATCCTGACGGACCGCGATGGCATGTTCGACGCCGATCCGCGCAACAATCCCGATGCCCAGCTGATCTACGAGGCGCGCGCCGATGATCCGGCGCTCGACGCGGTGGCAGGCGGTACCGGTGGTGCGCTGGGGCGCGGTGGCATGCAGACCAAGCTGCGAGCGGCACGCCTGGCGGCTCGGTCGGGTGCGCATACGATCATCGTTGGTGGTCGTCTGGAGCGCGTGCTCGATCGCCTCAAGGCGGGTGAGCGCATCGGCACTTTGCTTTCGCCTGAGCGCGGCATGCTGGCGGCGCGCAAGCAGTGGCTGGCCGGGCATCTGCAAACCCGTGGCACCCTGGTGCTGGACGCGGGTGCGGTGACGGCGTTGTCCGAGGGCAACAAGAGCCTGCTGCCGGTTGGGGTCAAGTTGGTCCAGGGTAGTTTCCGTCGCGGCGAAATGGTGGTGTGCGTGGCGCCTGACGGTCGTGAAATTGCCCGTGGGCTGGCCAACTACAGCGCGCTGGAGGCACAAAAAATCATCGGTCAGTCGTCTGAAGCGATTGTCGGTCTCTTGGGTTACATGGCGGAACCGGAACTGGTTCATCGCGATAACCTGATTCTGGTCTGA
- the ribF gene encoding bifunctional riboflavin kinase/FAD synthetase has translation MQLVRGLHNLRPQHRGCVATIGNFDGVHRGHQAILARLRERALELGVPSCVVIFEPQPREFFAPDTAPARLARLRDKLQLLAAEGVDRVLCLAFNQRLSKLSASEFVDTILVDGLSVQHLEVGDDFRFGCDRVGDFDFLQQAGVMQGFTVEAAQTVELDGIRVSSTQVRNALAAADFALAERLLGRPYRIAGRVLHGQKLARQLGTPTANIQLKRRRVPFTGVYLVSVDLDGKTWPGVANIGVRPTVQGDGKAHLEVHLLDFAGDLYDRRMTVVFHQKLREEQRFASLEALKTAINADVAAARALSHLAPIANEEP, from the coding sequence ATGCAGCTGGTTCGAGGCCTCCACAATCTGCGCCCCCAGCATCGGGGCTGTGTCGCCACTATTGGCAACTTTGACGGTGTACACCGTGGCCACCAGGCTATCCTGGCGCGGCTGCGCGAGCGTGCACTGGAGTTGGGCGTGCCCAGCTGCGTGGTGATTTTCGAGCCGCAGCCACGGGAATTCTTCGCCCCCGACACGGCGCCGGCCCGCCTGGCCCGGCTGCGTGACAAACTGCAGCTGCTGGCGGCCGAAGGGGTCGACCGGGTCCTGTGCCTGGCCTTCAACCAGCGCCTGAGCAAGCTCAGCGCCAGTGAATTCGTCGATACCATCCTGGTTGATGGCCTTAGCGTGCAGCACCTTGAAGTCGGCGACGACTTCCGTTTTGGCTGTGACCGGGTAGGGGATTTCGATTTCCTGCAACAGGCCGGCGTCATGCAGGGCTTTACCGTCGAAGCGGCACAAACCGTCGAACTCGACGGTATTCGCGTCAGCAGCACCCAGGTGCGTAATGCGCTGGCCGCCGCTGACTTTGCCCTCGCAGAGCGTCTGCTGGGTCGCCCGTACCGTATCGCCGGTCGCGTGTTGCACGGCCAGAAGCTGGCACGGCAGTTGGGTACGCCCACCGCCAACATCCAGCTCAAGCGTCGTCGAGTACCGTTTACCGGGGTTTATCTGGTCAGCGTCGACCTGGACGGCAAGACCTGGCCTGGCGTCGCCAATATCGGCGTTCGCCCCACGGTCCAGGGAGATGGCAAGGCCCACCTCGAAGTACATCTTTTAGATTTTGCCGGCGATCTGTATGACCGGCGTATGACGGTGGTTTTCCACCAAAAGCTGCGTGAAGAGCAGCGTTTCGCCTCTCTGGAGGCGCTTAAGACGGCGATCAATGCGGATGTCGCCGCCGCCCGTGCCCTGTCGCACCTAGCGCCAATCGCTAATGAAGAGCCTTAA
- the lspA gene encoding signal peptidase II has product MPNAVGRFGRLGWLWLSLLVLVIDQASKFYFEGSLTMYQQIVVIPDYFSWTLAYNTGAAFSFLADSSGWQRWLFALIAVVVSAVLVVWLKRLGRNETWVAIALALVLGGALGNLYDRIALGHVIDFILVHWQNRWYFPAFNFADSAITVGAVMLALDMFKSKKTGEAVHD; this is encoded by the coding sequence ATGCCTAATGCCGTTGGCCGTTTTGGACGGCTGGGCTGGCTCTGGTTGAGTTTGCTGGTCCTGGTCATCGACCAGGCCAGCAAGTTCTACTTCGAAGGCTCGTTGACGATGTACCAGCAAATCGTGGTGATCCCCGATTACTTCAGCTGGACTCTGGCCTACAACACCGGCGCGGCGTTCAGCTTCCTGGCTGACAGCTCCGGCTGGCAGCGCTGGTTGTTTGCCCTGATCGCGGTCGTGGTCAGTGCCGTGCTGGTGGTCTGGCTCAAACGCCTGGGACGTAACGAAACCTGGGTGGCCATCGCGTTGGCGTTGGTGCTGGGTGGCGCGCTGGGCAATCTATATGACCGCATAGCCTTGGGCCATGTGATCGATTTCATCCTGGTGCATTGGCAGAACCGCTGGTATTTCCCGGCGTTCAACTTCGCCGACAGTGCTATCACTGTAGGCGCTGTAATGCTGGCACTGGATATGTTCAAAAGTAAAAAGACCGGAGAAGCCGTTCATGACTGA
- the rpmA gene encoding 50S ribosomal protein L27, with product MAHKKAGGSTRNGRDSEAKRLGVKMYGGQAIKAGNIIVRQRGTQFHAGYGVGMGKDHTLFAKVEGVIKFEVKGAFGRRYVSVVAA from the coding sequence ATGGCACACAAAAAAGCTGGTGGTAGTACCCGTAACGGTCGCGACTCAGAAGCCAAACGCCTTGGCGTGAAGATGTATGGCGGCCAGGCTATCAAAGCAGGCAACATCATCGTGCGTCAGCGCGGCACCCAATTCCACGCTGGCTACGGCGTTGGCATGGGTAAAGATCACACTCTCTTCGCTAAAGTCGAAGGCGTGATCAAGTTCGAAGTAAAAGGCGCCTTCGGTCGTCGTTACGTGAGCGTAGTCGCGGCTTAA
- the ispH gene encoding 4-hydroxy-3-methylbut-2-enyl diphosphate reductase: MQIKLANPRGFCAGVDRAIEIVNRALEVFGPPIYVRHEVVHNKFVVEDLRNRGAVFVEELDQVPDDVIVIFSAHGVSQAVRTEAAGRGLKVFDATCPLVTKVHIEVARYSRDGRECILIGHAGHPEVEGTMGQYDASNGGAIYLVEDEKDVAQLQVRNPEKLAFVTQTTLSMDDTSRVIDALRTRFPAIGGPRKDDICYATQNRQDAVKQLAEECDVVLVVGSPNSSNSNRLRELAERMSTPAYLIDGAEDLDKSWFDGVERIGITAGASAPEVLVRGVIQQLQAWGATGADELAGREENITFSMPKELRVRSLL; this comes from the coding sequence ATGCAAATCAAACTCGCCAATCCCCGTGGCTTCTGCGCCGGTGTGGACCGGGCGATCGAAATCGTCAACCGCGCCCTGGAGGTTTTCGGGCCGCCGATCTATGTGCGCCACGAAGTGGTCCACAACAAGTTCGTCGTCGAAGACCTGCGTAACCGCGGGGCAGTCTTCGTCGAGGAACTGGACCAGGTGCCGGACGACGTGATCGTGATCTTCAGTGCCCACGGCGTGTCCCAGGCCGTGCGGACCGAAGCTGCCGGCCGTGGCTTGAAAGTGTTCGACGCCACGTGCCCACTGGTCACCAAGGTGCACATCGAAGTCGCCCGTTACAGTCGCGATGGTCGTGAATGCATCCTCATCGGCCACGCAGGTCACCCCGAAGTCGAAGGCACCATGGGCCAGTACGATGCCAGCAATGGTGGTGCGATCTATCTGGTCGAAGACGAAAAGGATGTTGCCCAACTGCAGGTGCGGAATCCGGAGAAACTGGCGTTCGTCACCCAGACGACCTTGTCCATGGACGATACCAGTCGTGTCATTGACGCATTGCGTACGCGTTTCCCGGCCATCGGCGGCCCGCGCAAGGACGACATCTGCTACGCCACGCAAAACCGCCAGGACGCGGTCAAGCAACTGGCTGAAGAATGCGATGTGGTGCTGGTGGTTGGCAGTCCGAACAGCTCCAACTCCAATCGCCTGCGCGAACTCGCAGAGCGCATGTCGACCCCGGCCTACCTGATCGATGGTGCCGAGGACCTGGACAAGAGCTGGTTCGACGGTGTCGAGCGGATCGGCATCACCGCTGGCGCTTCCGCTCCGGAAGTCCTGGTGCGTGGCGTGATTCAACAATTGCAGGCCTGGGGCGCCACCGGTGCCGATGAGTTGGCCGGTCGTGAAGAGAACATCACGTTCTCCATGCCCAAAGAACTGCGGGTCCGTTCGCTGCTCTGA
- the murJ gene encoding murein biosynthesis integral membrane protein MurJ — MNLLKSLAAVSSITMLSRVLGFVRDTLIARAFGAGMATDAFFIAFKLPNLLRRIFAEGAFSQAFVPILAEYKSQKGDEATRTFIAYVSGLLTLVLAFVTVLGMLAAPWVIWVTAPGFIDTPEKFELTTSLLRVTFPYILLISLSSLAGAILNTWNRFSVPAFVPTLLNVSMIIFALFLTPYFDPPVMALGWAVLVGGLAQLLYQLPHLKKIGMLVLPRLNLRDSGVWRVMKQMLPAILGVSVSQISLIINTIFASFLVAGSVSWMYYADRLMELPSGVLGVALGTILLPTLAKTYASQDRQEYSRILDWGLRLCFLLVLPCALALGILAEPLTVSLFQYGQFGAHDAAMTQRALIAYSVGLLGIIVIKVLAPGFYAQQNIRTPVKIAIFTLVVTQVFNLLLIGPLAHAGLALAISAGACLNAGLLFYQLRKQQMYQPQPGWAKFGFKLVVAVLVMSAVLLAGMHFMPAWSEGQMLERFLRLGALVIAGVVAYFGMLVLMGFRLRDFNRRTLG; from the coding sequence ATGAATCTGCTCAAATCGTTGGCCGCCGTCAGCTCTATCACGATGCTTTCCCGGGTTTTGGGGTTTGTTCGTGACACCCTTATCGCACGTGCATTCGGTGCGGGAATGGCGACCGACGCCTTCTTCATCGCCTTTAAACTGCCCAATCTGTTGCGGCGAATTTTTGCCGAAGGTGCGTTTTCCCAAGCATTCGTACCGATTCTTGCCGAATACAAAAGCCAGAAAGGCGATGAGGCCACGCGAACCTTCATCGCCTACGTTTCTGGCCTGCTGACGCTGGTTTTGGCGTTCGTCACGGTGTTGGGCATGCTTGCCGCCCCGTGGGTCATCTGGGTGACCGCCCCGGGTTTCATCGACACGCCAGAGAAGTTCGAGCTGACCACGAGTCTGCTGCGGGTGACCTTTCCCTACATCCTGCTGATTTCCCTGTCCTCATTGGCCGGCGCCATCCTCAACACCTGGAACCGTTTTTCGGTGCCGGCCTTTGTGCCGACCCTGCTTAACGTCAGCATGATTATCTTTGCGCTGTTCCTGACGCCGTATTTCGATCCTCCGGTGATGGCGCTGGGCTGGGCCGTGCTGGTGGGCGGTCTGGCGCAGTTGCTGTACCAGCTGCCACATCTGAAAAAAATCGGCATGCTGGTCCTGCCGCGCCTGAATCTGCGAGACAGCGGCGTCTGGCGGGTGATGAAACAGATGTTGCCGGCGATTCTCGGGGTGTCGGTGAGTCAGATCTCGCTGATCATCAACACCATCTTTGCCTCGTTCCTGGTTGCCGGCTCGGTGTCCTGGATGTATTACGCCGATCGCCTGATGGAGTTGCCGTCCGGCGTGCTGGGCGTGGCATTGGGCACGATTTTGCTGCCGACCCTGGCCAAGACCTACGCCAGCCAGGACCGCCAGGAATATTCGCGAATCCTCGATTGGGGTCTGCGCCTGTGTTTCCTGCTGGTATTGCCGTGCGCCCTGGCGTTGGGGATTTTGGCCGAACCGCTGACGGTTTCGCTGTTCCAGTACGGTCAGTTCGGTGCCCATGACGCGGCCATGACCCAGCGAGCACTGATTGCCTATTCGGTCGGTTTGCTCGGTATTATCGTGATCAAAGTGCTGGCGCCGGGCTTTTATGCGCAACAAAACATCCGCACGCCGGTAAAAATCGCGATTTTTACCCTCGTGGTCACCCAGGTGTTCAACCTGCTGTTGATTGGCCCGCTGGCCCATGCCGGCCTTGCGCTCGCCATCAGTGCCGGTGCCTGCCTGAATGCCGGGTTGCTGTTCTACCAACTGCGTAAACAGCAGATGTACCAGCCGCAACCGGGCTGGGCGAAGTTTGGTTTCAAGCTGGTAGTCGCGGTACTGGTGATGTCCGCTGTACTGCTGGCGGGGATGCATTTCATGCCCGCCTGGAGCGAAGGGCAGATGCTTGAGCGGTTCCTGCGCCTGGGTGCTTTGGTAATCGCCGGTGTGGTGGCTTATTTCGGCATGTTAGTGTTGATGGGCTTCAGGTTGCGCGACTTCAATCGCAGGACGCTTGGTTAA